In Zingiber officinale cultivar Zhangliang chromosome 6A, Zo_v1.1, whole genome shotgun sequence, a single genomic region encodes these proteins:
- the LOC121997064 gene encoding tubulin beta chain-like, which produces MREILHIQGGQCGNQIGAKFWEVICDEHGIDGTGKYTGDSDLQLERINVYYNEASGGRYVPRAVLMDLEPGTMDSVRSGPFGQVFRPDNFVFGQSGAGNNWAKGHYTEGAELIDSVLDVVRKEAENCDCLQGFQVCHSLGGGTGSGMGTLLISKIREEYPDRMMLTFSVFPSPKVSDTVVEPYNATLSVHQLVENADECMVLDNEALYDICFRTLKLSNPTFGDLNHLISATMSGVTCCLRFPGQLNSDLRKLAVNLIPFPRLHFFMVGFAPLTSRGSQQYRALTVPELTQQMWDAKNMMCAADPRHGRYLTASAMFRGKMSTKEVDEQMLNVQNKNSSYFVEWIPNNVKSSVCDIPPKGLKMASTFIGNSTSIQEMFRRVSEQFTAMFRRKAFLHWYTGEGMDEMEFTEAESNMNDLVAEYQQYQDATAEDEEYEEGEGEEVLEG; this is translated from the exons ATGAGAGAGATCCTTCACATCCAAGGCGGGCAGTGCGGGAACCAGATCGGGGCCAAGTTTTGGGAGGTAATCTGCGACGAACACGGCATCGACGGCACTGGGAAGTACACCGGCGATTCGGACCTCCAGCTCGAGAGGATCAACGTCTATTACAATGAGGCCAGCGGTGGGCGCTACGTCCCTCGCGCGGTGCTCATGGATCTTGAGCCCGGAACTATGGATTCCGTCCGATCTGGGCCCTTTGGCCAGGTTTTTAGACCGGATAACTTCGTCTTCGGCCAGTCCGGTGCTGGTAACAATTGGGCCAAAGGGCATTACACGGAGGGTGCTGAGCTCATTGACTCGGTGCTTGATGTGGTTAGGAAGGAGGCAGAGAACTGCGACTGCTTGCAGG GGTTCCAAGTGTGCCATTCTTTGGGAGGAGGTACTGGGTCAGGCATGGGGACCCTTCTCATCTCAAAGATCAGGGAGGAATATCCTGATAGAATGATGCTTACCTTCTCAGTGTTCCCCTCTCCCAAGGTGTCTGATACAGTTGTCGAGCCATACAATGCTACACTGTCAGTTCATCAACTTGTTGAGAATGCTGACGAATGTATGGTACTTGACAACGAAGCACTGTATGATATCTGTTTCCGCACCTTGAAGCTTTCAAATCCTACTT TTGGTGATCTCAATCACTTAATCTCTGCTACAATGAGCGGTGTCACTTGCTGTCTTCGCTTCCCTGGACAGCTTAATTCTGACCTTCGGAAGCTTGCAGTCAACCTCATCCCTTTTCCCCGTCTCCACTTTTTCATGGTAGGATTTGCACCTCTCACATCAAGGGGTTCGCAACAATATCGGGCTCTCACTGTTCCTGAATTAACCCAACAAATGTGGGATGCCAAGAATATGATGTGTGCTGCTGATCCTCGCCATGGCCGATACTTGACCGCTTCAGCCATGTTCCGTGGGAAGATGAGCACTAAGGAAGTTGACGAGCAAATGCTCAATGTGCAGAACAAGAATTCATCCTACTTTGTGGAGTGGATACCAAACAACGTGAAGTCCAGTGTGTGTGATATTCCACCCAAGGGACTCAAGATGGCATCTACTTTCATTGGCAACTCGACCTCCATCCAAGAAATGTTCAGGAGGGTTAGCGAACAATTCACAGCCATGTTCAGGAGGAAAGCTTTCTTGCATTGGTACACTGGAGAAGGTATGGACGAGATGGAGTTCACGGAGGCTGAGAGCAACATGAATGATCTGGTGGCTGAGTACCAGCAGTATCAAGATGCAACTGCAGAGGATGAAGAGTACGAGGAAGGGGAAGGCGAGGAGGTGCTGGAAGGCTGA
- the LOC121994222 gene encoding UPF0047 protein YjbQ-like, whose amino-acid sequence MAAKWAQKTVVVPAQRRGCHLITPKIVEEIQQDLSGFKCGLAHLFLQHTSASLTINENYDSDVQSDTETFLNRIVPEGRSAPWKHTLEGE is encoded by the exons ATGGCCGCCAAGTGGGCACAGAAGACCGTCGTCGTCCCTGCTCAGAGGCGCGGATGCCATCTCATCACCCCCAAG ATTGTTGAAGAGATACAACAAGATTTGTCGGGCTTCAAATGCGGCCTTGCTCATCTTTTCC TGCAACATACAAGTGCTTCTCTCACCATAAATGAGAATTATGACTCTGATGTTCAGAGCGACACTGAAACATTTCTGAATCGGATTGTGCCAGAG GGTCGATCTGCACCGTGGAAGCACACATTGGAAGGTGAGTAA